CGCGACAGACCGACATCCAGAATCTTCAACTGTCCGGAATCATCCAGCAGCAGATTCGCAGGCTTGATGTCGCGATGAATGATGCCCCGTTCATGGATGTACTGCAGGCCGTGCGCCGCCTGAATGATGACATCCAGCGCTTCGGAAACCGGCAGCGGTCCGGATTCACGAATGACCTGCGACAGGTTCTGAGCGTCAACGAACTCCGTCACCAGATACGGCGCGCGGAAGTCACCGGCATCGTAGGCGGCCACGATGTTCGGGTGCGATAGCTTTGCCGCCGCGAGAATTTCCCGGCCGAAGCGTTCACGAAGCGCGTTGTGAGCGTACTCCGGCAGCAGCAGCTTGATCGCGACAACTCGCTTCATCCGGCGATGGACTGCCTTGTAGACCATGCCCATGCCGCCGAATCCGATTCGTTCCAGCACGGTGTATTCGCCGATCTGCTTCGATTCTGAAACGTCATCGCTGAACAGAACCGGCCCGCGCCCCGCCGCTGTTTCGCATTCCGCGGCGGCATGGATCAGTGACGCGTCGACAAACGGGAACCGGCGCAGGTATTCGTCCTCGATCACGGTTTCGCCGCGACTGGTGAGCAGTTCCAGTTCCAGTGCGATCAGTTCGGCGGCCAGCAGAGATCGGTGTTCGGCGTCGATAAGTTCCAGCAGTGATTCGATCGATTCATGGTCCTGAGTCTGCCAGTGCCGTTCGAACCGGTTGCACAGTTCGTTGACGCGGATCAGCGTCCGGTCCGGCAGATGATCAAAGGACGTGTCGGTCATGCGGGTTCATCCCGGCTCCACAGTGAAGCGATCATCCTCAGCTTACGCTCCACGGTGCGCCGCGCACAACCGAGTTTCACGGCGATGTCCGTGTTCGACTCACCATCCATCTTCCACAAAGCAATCTGCTGCAACTGCGGGTCGCGCGCATCATCCAGCCGCTTCAACAGCCGTTGCAGATCTTCGGCAACCTGCGCTGCGAATTCCGGAGTCGGCTCATTCGTGAACACTTCATCCGGAGAAATCGGCCGGGCTCGTTCAATGACAGTGCTTTCCAGCGCCTGAGCCCCGCCGCGTTTGGCGCGGTTGTTGTACCGGATCAGATCAACGGCCTTGTTGGCGGTGATCGCAATCAGCAGCGGCCACAGGTTGGTACGGTCAGTCAGTTGCGTAAAGCGTCCCTCCTGCGCTCCGATACAGAAACTGCGAAACGCGCTGACAGCAACGTCCTCCTCGTCTGCCATCTGCTTCGACGCGCCGTCCAGCCGGCCGCGAGCCAGATTGACCATGCGCTGAAAATACGTCTCCCACAACTTCTGAGCCGCCGAAGAATCTCCGGCGCGAAGCTGGTCAATCCAAAGCGTGATGGATTCGTCGACGTGCATGGAATCGTCGCCTGTCAGAGTCGGCACCGCTGCTTGCATCGTAACCACTCCTGAGGAATTCCGCGAGAAGTCGTATCCCCGTCATTCCCGCGCAGGCGGGAACCCCGTGCGTCCGGCTTGATCCCCGCCGGCGCGGGAATGACGGGGTGGAAACGGTCCGATCGAGAAAACTCCAAAATTATGTGTCGCAAATGTCGGCCGCTGACGAGCCCCTGGGGCGAGGCTGTTCATTCAGGAATGACAACGCCCGCATCCCTTCAGTTCGCCGTTCTGACACTTCGTCCAGGAGAAATGACCATGTTGACCACATCCACTCGACACTGGCTGACAGGATTGAAATCGAGAATTGCGGAATCGGCCCGCCGCAATCGGCCCGCGAGCTGGCGATCCGCCGGCAAACGACGACGACCCCAGGCAGAACGTCCGGACATCGAAGCTCTGGAAGACCGCATCGTCATGTCCGCCAATGTGCTTTACGATCATCCCGGGACGACGTTCAACGCCAATCTGTTCGCAAATAACATCGTCGACGCCGTCGACGGAACCGTCGTCGGGTACGGCTATTCCATCAGCGTGGATGGCGCTCAGGGACCTGATGGCGGGAACGGATTCGCAGTCGCACCGGTCGATCTTCCGCCGGATGTCGGGGCCGTGGCCTTTGACGCAGACACCAGAATCGAAGTCGCCAGCGTGTCCAAGAACATCACCGCCGTGGCGCTGCTGAATGTGCTGGAATCTCATGCGTTCGCAACACTGGACTCGCCGATCGACTCGTACCTTCCGCTGAGCTGGGTGAAAGGCAACAGTGTTGGGTCAATTTCATTCAGAAACCTGCTGACCCATACCAGTGGGTTCGGCGAAAACTACACAGTCCGACTAACGGAACGAACAATTCCGAAGTCGGCATTGCCGCATCGCTGGCAGTGGGATGGGACTTCAACAGTTTCGGCAACAACATCGATTCCCGACTGCAGGACATGGTGGCGTATGGCGTGCAGAACACGTACGCAAATTCGACGCTGGATGACGTTCTTCAGATTGGAGACTATCAGTATTCGAACGCCAACTATGCGCGATGCGGTTGCTGATTCCGCGACTCAGCGGCGACGTCGGCCCGAGCGAATCGGATCCTCAGGCGTATGCCGACGGCTATCGCGACTACGTTCATCGATAACATTCTGTCACCAGCCGGAATCGACAGCTGCAGCCCTGGTTGACACCGCACTGCTGCGAGCCGTGTCTACCGCCCTCTTTCCGTTGACCCGACAATCAGCACGCCGGGAGCCGACACCGGACAGGATCGCACTCTGCAGGCCGGTGGCTTCGGATGGAAACTGACACCCAACGAACTGTCCGCGTATCTCAGACACGTGTTCAATGAAGACACCTCGCCTTTGGAAGCGACAACGCTGGACACGATGCGCGATGAACTGATGGGCTTCACGCCGGGAGACAGCGAGCCGAACGGAAACTACGGCGGCTACTTTGGCCACAACGGCAGCTTCTCGAATCGTGCTACCTCGATCCCTCAGACCCGGTGGAAGGTGAAAGACGGCGAATGCAGAGCGCCGTCGTTGTGTTCCCTAACGATGTTCAGGCAGCCCTGATCGTCAATTCCAACTCGATCCCGGCGTTTTCTCCGACAGCCGCACTGCGAAACGCCTATGACAATTCGTTCACGAAGGTTGCCATCGCAGGAACGAATGGTCCTGACACATTCACCGTCAGCGTCAGCGGAGGAACGCTGATACTGACGATCGACGAAGGAAACGACGGCCCTGCCACGCCGGACGAAGTCTTCATCGCGCCAATCGCAGTGCTCGAACAGTTGACGCTGGTCGGATTGAACGGAGACGACACCTTTATCATCAACCAACTGCCAGCCGACCTTGAACTCGTCATTCACGCTGGCCGAGGCAGCGACACGCTGAACCTGACGCCCGGCGACTCCGCGAGCGGACGGAACCTTGACACAATCAGTGATCGCATCACGTTTGTTGGTGGGCCAGTGAACTCGGCGGCGTCGGATTCCGACACGGTCAACATCTACGACGACAACAATCCAACCGCCGACACGTACTATGTCAACAGCACGTGGTTCGACAAGACGGGTTTCGATCGATTCAACTACACTCGGATTGACGAACTAAATCTCTGGACCGGAAGCGCAGGCGACGTGATTCGCGTCAACAGTCTGGCATCCGACATCTCGCTGAACGTCGACTCTGGTGCAGGGAACGACCGGATCTACATCGGCGCTGCCAACATCAGCGGCAACATTCACGGACTGATTGATGTCGTCACCGGCCCGGGGGATGACGACCGACTGATTTTCGATGACCGCAACGGAAGCGTCGCCGACGATTTCTACGTGTTTCAGACGGACTATTTTCAGTCGGCCGTGATTCCGGTGATCGAATGGGACAGTGATTCGCCGCCGGAAACGATTACTCTGTGGGGTAGTGGCGAAGACAGCACGACCAACATTCAGGGCGTGCTGGATGGTGTGCTGCTGCGGATCGAGGGCCGCGGCGGCAATGATGTCATTAACCTGCACTCGGTCGATGCCGGAGGCCGGACGAACCTGTACGGCGGCGACGGCAACGATACGATTGCGCTGACACCGACGGGCCGCAACCTGGACGCGATACAGGGGCGAGTCTACGCGAACGGCGGGAACGGTAATTTCGATCGCGTCGAACTGCATGACGAAGACAATACCGA
The Planctomycetaceae bacterium genome window above contains:
- a CDS encoding ECF-type sigma factor, which translates into the protein MQAAVPTLTGDDSMHVDESITLWIDQLRAGDSSAAQKLWETYFQRMVNLARGRLDGASKQMADEEDVAVSAFRSFCIGAQEGRFTQLTDRTNLWPLLIAITANKAVDLIRYNNRAKRGGAQALESTVIERARPISPDEVFTNEPTPEFAAQVAEDLQRLLKRLDDARDPQLQQIALWKMDGESNTDIAVKLGCARRTVERKLRMIASLWSRDEPA